One Cucumis melo cultivar AY chromosome 8, USDA_Cmelo_AY_1.0, whole genome shotgun sequence genomic window, ttaaaaaaaaaaaacttaagttTCTTTTCTGTTGTTTGCAATTTTGGTTAAGGtcaaaaaagaacaagaaatgTTAGTAAATGAACATGATttctaatattaaaaaattttaagCCAAAACAAAGACACATCAAAATGACTTGTCTCTATCTCATAAATCTTCCAACTTCCAACTTCTACGATATTTACAAATGCACTAAAAACTACCCCATTGGGTTGTATATCACAAAAACATCATAAATATTcacaaaacaacaaaaacttaAGCAGTCAAAACCATAAAATATCCACCAGAACCAAAGCCCTCGTTAGGATTTTTGTATCTTTTTTATGGCTTTACCTACGTATATTGCTCGATTTCTCAAGtgatttatttaatatttactATAACTTACTATTATTAAACATCAAAATCCATGACTCATtgctagttttttttttccctaaacATCCAAAacagtgagtataaaatatatataccaGCCAATTTCAGCCAACAGTTGTACCCTCAGAAGTAGCAACAGCAGCAGTTCTTGAAGCTGCCAAACCCGAACCTGCAGCGAGAGTTGCCCCAGCAGCAGAAGAATCCTTTTTCGATTCGGATTTAGGTTCTGCTGGTGGGGGTTTAGGCTTCATGTGAAGAGGGGTATTGTGTTTGAGTTTCAAATGTATTTGACGCATTCTCGAGAGATCGGTTGGCTTCCCGGGCTTCGGACCTTGAATGACAATAATAGCAGGCTTCTTTTCCTTGTCTTTCTTTCCCCTTTGTTCAATGGTTGGTACCTCATTGGGGATTAGTTCTGCAATTGCCTTCCAATAGTTCTTATCAGCTTCAGCATGGAACTTCTCTTGGTTTGCTAGATATTGCTGTCATTTTAAGATCAAATTGTGGTAAGATTTTATGAacaagagagaaaaataattacaaataagAAAAGGTTAGAATCCAATGGTTTTACCTTTTGCTTTAATGAGCCTACTTGTTTTCCAATAAGACGGATTCTAACAAATATTGGGCTCAAATGGCCACATAAATACATTTGATATGGTAAAACCTCAATGTTAATATCCTCATTTTCTTAGACTCTTTGGACCTAGTACTGATTTAACTACGATACCAGAAAAGCAAATCTTGAGTTCAAATGTCTAATTATTTATCCCATTTGATATTGAGAGTCAAATGACGGGCCTCATCAATCAAATCAACATCCAATTGTGTGCGCATGAGGGAGTGTTGAGAACATATCGTAGAGTTAAAGATCTAGGCTAGATTATGAAAGAAATATTGAAAAACTGTCTTTCGTTTACAAAAATGTCCATAttcttttgaaagtttaaacaTTATCCTTGTCCTTTCATTTGGAATAGAAATCTTTAGACTATTGATTGAAAATTGGAACTTGGAACGATGATCAATACCCCACATCTTTCCAAGTCACCAACACACCTATTTCAGTTTTCAACCTCAACagaaacaaaatctaaaagtttTCAACTCGAAAGACAGTTTTGAAACATTTATAAAAGATAGCTTCAAAGCATTTATAAAAGGTTAAGAATAATATTGCAACTTTTGAAAGATTATTAGAAGGCATAGCTCGGGAGTACTTTTTGCATTTGCCCTAAAATTGCAATCTCAACCACAAGAAAGCTTAGAATCTAAAGAAGGCAGCATACTTCATTTcaacattcacttcaacaaccaTTAATACAGATTCAGAAGCCAAATCACTCAACATTCCACAGAACCACGTTAGTTTATGTCTCTTCATTCTATGTTTAAAGAAGATAAAGTGAAGTTTTCAGTTTATAATGGAAGAAATTGAATGAGTTTAGACATTCTCACCTTCTCCTTATCCCTATTAGTAGCTTTGCTATGATCAAGAGCAAGCTTTCGCCTTCTGTAGAATTCAATTTTATACTGATCAGCCTCATCAATTATCTCTTCCAACagctctttttctttcttctccttttcttccaATCGAATTGCATTCAATCTGCCATTCACAGCTAGGATACACGTTAAagtattatataattaaatttatcctAACCCATCAACTTAAGCATTTAGATTTAGCGGTAACTAATTTAACCTAACCCATTAACTCAAGTATTTAGATTCAGTGGTAACTTATTAGAACAGAACCACTGTAATATTAAAGAACATATGGATTGTTTGGATTAACTCTTTAAGTGATTAAACTTTTAAgtataaaaaatagattttaaGAACTTTAGAAAATTAATTCAAAGAAATCTTAAGAtttgtttgataatcatttgatttttggtctttgaaaattaaatataaaaatgctACTTCAAAATTTGTtgatttctttagttttttaTCCACATTTGGCAATGTTTcaaaaaaccaaaccaaaattttgaaaattggaaaAAGTTGTTTTTAAAACTCGATTGCAGTTTtgaaattttactaagaattcTAGTGTTTAGTTCAAAAAGATGAAAACTACcgtaaaaaaaagttctaggaAAGTAAGTACAATTTTCGGAATCCAAAAACTAAAAGTTAAATATATCATTcttagattttaaaaaattaaatctacaAAGGCGCTCAATTTATGAAcgtattttaaaaaatccaGCTAAGTTTCGAAGAAAAATAGTTTCTCGATATCtgttttcatttttagaatCAGACTGTGGATTCAACTCTTTCAAGTAGACCAAACAATTTTCAAAACCAAAAACGACCCGAATGATTATCAACCAGAGAGGTAAGCTTTTGACACAAAAGCAGTAAGTAAAAGAGGAATAGAATTTCTTGAATGCACAAAAATTACGCATAGTTCATCCATCGGATGATAGCAAAAATTTAATTCAGTTCATAAACACAAGGATTTAATGATCTCAGTAAGAGCTAACAACTACCAgatttagattaaaaaaaaacttgtacCAACAATCGGACAATCCCAAAGAATTTCAACAGTTTTCTCACCTCCGCCACTCTCTCAAAGGAAATCCTTCCTCCGGTTCCATCGCCGTCGGCGACGAGAGGATCGGGCCGTCCGATTCGCCAAAACCTCCATCAAAACCCTTCCCGTTCTGCTGCGACGAGAAACTCGAGAATCCTCCAACCGCCGAGAAATTAGTAGGCGGAGTCGGCGGAAGGTCGTCTCCCAGGTCGTAGGGCAGATTTCCGAAGATCGGTGAGGAGTCGTCGGCGGACTCGGCTTGGAAAGTTGAAAAGGTTTCAAATCTTTGAGAAGCGAGGCG contains:
- the LOC103491206 gene encoding clathrin light chain 2-like produces the protein MSTFAGTSPPPFEDATIGFDPRLASQRFETFSTFQAESADDSSPIFGNLPYDLGDDLPPTPPTNFSAVGGFSSFSSQQNGKGFDGGFGESDGPILSSPTAMEPEEGFPLREWRRLNAIRLEEKEKKEKELLEEIIDEADQYKIEFYRRRKLALDHSKATNRDKEKQYLANQEKFHAEADKNYWKAIAELIPNEVPTIEQRGKKDKEKKPAIIVIQGPKPGKPTDLSRMRQIHLKLKHNTPLHMKPKPPPAEPKSESKKDSSAAGATLAAGSGLAASRTAAVATSEGTTVG